Proteins from a genomic interval of Neoarius graeffei isolate fNeoGra1 chromosome 24, fNeoGra1.pri, whole genome shotgun sequence:
- the LOC132872806 gene encoding putative nuclease HARBI1 has product MPILRLWFNVESELKRDFRLSRRAMDSVQRLLQTEQDHGWGSQLEVIVYVYWLAHGLSYTVVSRVFNIPKSTVHRIVHKVANKICTNLHRAISFPKTGELHAVGQGFAQLSGSPAFSNVVGAIDGSHIRIKPPARHIIDYLNYKGFYSINMQAICDSSGKFLDIFVGYPGSVHDTRVMKNSRFYTARRYPPPGYILLGDGGYPCLDTPICLITPYKEPVTGPVQGRFNHYHAKGRSIIERAFGVMKSRWRCTLFKALEIKPIFAPQVIASCAFLHNICLENGDLLEPDDDVVQDLLDPQPPREPLAANETSGNASRDRLAAQL; this is encoded by the coding sequence ATGCCCATCCTGCGTCTGTGGTTCAATGTAGAGTCAGAGTTGAAACGGGACTTTCGCCTCAGCAGAAGGGCTATGGACAGTGTGCAGAGACTGCTACAAACAGAACAGGACCATGGCTGGGGTAGTCAGCTAGAAGTCATTGTCTATGTCTACTGGCTGGCTCATGGACTGTCTTATACCGTTGTCTCCAGAGTTTTCAATATACCCAAATCCACAGTTCACCGCATTGTCCACAAAGTAGCAAATAAGATCTGCACCAATCTGCACCGTGCCATCTCTTTCCCCAAGACTGGAGAGCTGCATGCAGTCGGCCAAGGATTTGCCCAACTTTCAGGGAGCCCTGCATTCAGCAATGTTGTGGGTGCAATAGACGGAAGCCACATACGGATTAAGCCACCAGCACGGCACATAATAGACTATTTGAATTACAAAGGATTCTATTCAATTAACATGCAGGCAATATGTGATTCCAGTGGAAAGTTTTTGGACATCTTTGTTGGCTACCCGGGGTCAGTTCACGACACACGAGTCATGAAAAACAGCAGGTTTTATACAGCAAGACGGTACCCTCCACCAGGCTACATTCTCCTAGGAGATGGTGGCTATccatgtttggacacacctatctGCCTCATTACACCATACAAGGAGCCAGTTACTGGACCAGTGCAGGGGCGCTTCAATCATTACCATGCCAAGGGCCGCAGCATAATCGAAAGGGCTTTTGGCGTAATGAAGAGCAGGTGGAGGTGTACTCTTTTCAAAGCCCTGGAGATTAAACCGATCTTTGCACCTCAGGTCATTGCATCCTGTGCCTTTCTGCACAACATCTGTCTGGAGAATGGGGACCTGCTGGAGCCAGATGACGATGTGGTACAGGACCTGCTAGATCCCCAACCTCCCCGGGAGCCCCTCGCAGCTAATGAGACATCTGGAAATGCATCAAGGGACAGACTGGCTGCCCAGCTGTGA